A single Pirellulaceae bacterium DNA region contains:
- a CDS encoding PhoH family protein — translation MSEANIHLNDPAAILSLFGPQDRYLKLIRNHFGVAITHRDGKLKIIGEEESVRHATALLENLHLRAQQAGGLTSQDVEGALGAARAPASDVGSLANNVPRSLEVNVPQMQRRIKPRTQGQADYIQAIRASDLVFCRGPAGCGKTYLAVALAVEALKSRTCSKIVLVRPAVEAGESLGFLPGDLQAKLNPYLRPLLDGLNEMLDYDQVKYLMEHDVIEVIPLAYMRGRTLNNAFIILDEAQNTTSAQMKMFLTRMGEGSKMVVSGDVTQVDLPNGVTSGLRDVWQRLRGLQNISFVSLNASDIVRHRLVQQIVSRYEARRGDGLELAPEESEPDSPI, via the coding sequence ATGTCAGAAGCCAACATTCATTTGAACGATCCGGCGGCGATACTAAGTTTGTTTGGGCCGCAGGACCGTTATCTCAAACTCATCCGCAATCACTTTGGAGTAGCCATCACGCATCGCGATGGCAAGTTGAAGATCATTGGCGAAGAGGAGTCGGTTCGTCATGCTACGGCGCTGTTGGAGAACCTGCACTTGCGGGCGCAGCAGGCTGGCGGGCTTACCAGCCAAGATGTAGAAGGTGCGTTGGGCGCGGCGCGAGCACCCGCTTCCGACGTCGGATCACTTGCCAACAATGTACCGCGCAGTTTGGAAGTGAATGTGCCTCAGATGCAGCGGCGGATCAAGCCGAGAACGCAGGGGCAAGCCGATTACATCCAAGCGATTCGCGCTAGCGATCTGGTATTTTGCCGAGGACCAGCGGGCTGTGGCAAAACCTATTTGGCTGTGGCTCTGGCGGTGGAAGCCCTCAAGAGCCGCACATGCAGCAAAATCGTGCTAGTCCGACCAGCCGTCGAGGCCGGCGAAAGCTTAGGGTTTTTGCCTGGTGACTTACAGGCCAAACTCAATCCCTACCTGCGACCGCTGCTGGACGGGTTAAACGAGATGCTAGACTATGATCAAGTGAAGTATCTGATGGAGCACGACGTGATCGAGGTCATTCCGTTGGCCTATATGCGCGGCCGTACCCTGAACAACGCCTTTATCATTTTGGATGAAGCTCAGAACACCACTTCGGCACAGATGAAAATGTTTTTGACCCGCATGGGTGAGGGGTCCAAGATGGTGGTTTCGGGGGACGTCACGCAAGTGGACCTGCCCAACGGTGTCACCAGTGGCCTGCGCGACGTCTGGCAGCGCCTTCGCGGATTGCAGAATATTAGTTTCGTTTCACTCAACGCCAGTGATATCGTTCGACATCGCCTAGTTCAGCAAATTGTTAGCCGCTACGAAGCACGCCGAGGCGATGGGCTCGAGTTGGCACCAGAGGAGAGCGAGCCCGACTCGCCCATTTAA
- a CDS encoding HDIG domain-containing protein has translation MASSNPVRTRSERVASLQLEPSALRRQLNKLLAGKSLLHLAIAVGSIGIIVFTLQGWVPPFTYREGQIPDRDIVARVAFDLVDDQQTKLLRDQRRRETLCTYENRTQAITQLRSALQNQMLSLVTAKSAAELTAEQARDLELLIKNLGSDPTPLTSEAALTHIRSLLSDSDQSTKFNQALQLILNPIAESGVIKSLSHDSDQGSQRSIIVIPIGSPTDEVFVDVSKVRYADVIATLSSRVSEVLQREFSSPDVPAVARIVSHYLVQNLPETLTYRADLSEKARISAEAAVPDAMVSYFPTVSRLAAAGQPITRQNHLPLLRAEYDAWVAQLGAGVKVTRLLCILGMILAFYTFCGAYIYYLHDAKLLTQTVPMLRLLSLVLFGCVVSKFAASDPWQAEIVPVLITAIVMTITFGRQLTILISICSALMVSLAVGLNMVQLVTMCSGSCAAAMFVGRIRTRSKLIYVGLATGAVVAITHLGADTIIGTFLPRTLDAGAEASTAAWTTLMASVVGEPLRIGALAFLAAAVVAGVLSFIEPVFGVQTDLRLLELGDASHPLLRQLAQRAPGTYNHSISVAAIAEAAADSIGAHGLLTRVGAYFHDIGKMFKPNYFVENQDASGNCHDTLQPAMSTLVIIAHVKDGSDLARQHRLPTRIVDFIEQHHGTTLVEYFYREATKRSQDDPNKEEVSETAFRYPGPKPQTLEAAVLMLADSVESASRTLVEPTVSRLQSLVDKIAMSKLLDGQFDECGLTLLQLDQVKSSLVKSLTAIYHGRVKYTGQASA, from the coding sequence ATGGCCTCATCCAATCCAGTACGCACGCGCAGCGAACGCGTAGCCTCCTTGCAGCTTGAACCCAGTGCTCTGCGCCGTCAGTTGAATAAACTGCTGGCTGGTAAGTCGCTGCTGCACCTGGCGATCGCGGTTGGCTCAATTGGCATCATTGTGTTCACGCTGCAAGGCTGGGTACCGCCGTTTACCTATCGCGAAGGACAAATTCCGGATCGCGATATCGTGGCCCGTGTAGCTTTTGACTTAGTAGACGACCAGCAGACCAAATTGCTTCGCGATCAACGACGTCGAGAAACATTGTGTACTTATGAAAACCGAACCCAGGCCATCACGCAGCTTCGCAGCGCTCTCCAGAACCAGATGTTATCGTTGGTGACTGCTAAGTCGGCGGCGGAACTAACAGCCGAGCAGGCACGCGATTTAGAGTTGTTAATCAAAAATCTGGGATCAGATCCGACGCCGCTGACAAGTGAAGCGGCGCTGACCCATATTCGCTCGCTACTGAGCGATTCAGATCAATCGACGAAATTCAACCAGGCATTGCAACTGATCCTCAATCCCATCGCTGAATCTGGCGTCATCAAGTCGCTCAGTCACGATAGTGATCAAGGCAGTCAACGTTCGATCATTGTGATTCCTATCGGCTCACCCACGGATGAAGTGTTTGTCGATGTGAGCAAGGTGCGTTACGCGGATGTCATTGCCACACTCTCTAGCCGCGTTAGCGAGGTGCTGCAGCGAGAATTCAGTTCGCCCGATGTTCCGGCCGTGGCTAGAATTGTGTCTCACTATCTAGTGCAGAATCTGCCGGAGACACTCACCTACCGCGCGGATTTGAGCGAGAAGGCACGCATTAGCGCAGAGGCTGCCGTACCCGACGCTATGGTTTCGTATTTCCCCACGGTCAGTCGGCTCGCTGCCGCCGGACAGCCAATTACGCGACAAAACCACTTGCCGTTGTTGCGCGCCGAATATGATGCCTGGGTCGCTCAGTTGGGAGCTGGCGTCAAGGTGACCCGCTTGCTCTGCATTCTGGGGATGATTTTGGCGTTCTATACGTTTTGCGGCGCATACATCTATTACTTGCATGATGCCAAGCTACTCACGCAAACCGTGCCCATGCTGCGGCTGCTGAGTTTGGTTTTGTTTGGTTGCGTTGTCAGCAAGTTTGCTGCCTCCGATCCCTGGCAGGCAGAGATCGTGCCGGTGTTAATCACCGCCATCGTGATGACGATTACCTTTGGTCGACAGTTGACGATCTTAATCTCCATCTGCTCAGCCCTGATGGTCAGCTTGGCCGTGGGGCTGAACATGGTCCAGCTGGTGACGATGTGCAGCGGTAGTTGTGCGGCAGCCATGTTCGTAGGCCGCATTCGAACGCGGTCTAAGTTGATTTACGTCGGGTTGGCTACCGGAGCGGTCGTGGCAATAACACATTTGGGCGCCGATACCATCATCGGAACATTCCTACCCAGAACTCTGGATGCTGGTGCCGAAGCATCAACGGCTGCCTGGACCACGCTAATGGCATCGGTGGTGGGCGAGCCATTGCGAATTGGCGCCCTGGCGTTTCTGGCGGCTGCGGTGGTTGCCGGAGTTTTGTCTTTCATAGAGCCGGTGTTTGGTGTACAGACAGACCTCAGGCTCCTAGAACTGGGGGATGCGAGCCATCCGCTCTTGCGTCAATTGGCACAGCGGGCACCCGGCACATACAACCATTCGATCAGTGTCGCGGCTATCGCCGAAGCAGCTGCCGACAGCATTGGAGCCCACGGGTTGTTGACCCGCGTGGGTGCCTACTTCCATGATATCGGCAAGATGTTCAAGCCGAATTATTTCGTGGAGAATCAGGATGCCAGTGGCAACTGTCACGATACATTGCAGCCCGCTATGAGTACCTTAGTGATCATCGCACACGTGAAGGATGGTTCCGACTTGGCTCGACAGCATCGTCTGCCGACACGCATCGTCGATTTTATCGAACAACATCACGGCACGACCTTGGTCGAGTATTTCTATCGCGAGGCCACCAAACGCAGTCAGGACGACCCAAACAAGGAGGAGGTCTCGGAAACCGCGTTTCGCTACCCCGGCCCCAAACCGCAAACTTTGGAGGCGGCGGTATTGATGCTGGCCGACTCAGTGGAAAGCGCCAGTCGCACGCTGGTTGAACCGACTGTGTCGCGATTGCAAAGTCTGGTGGACAAAATTGCCATGAGCAAGTTGTTGGACGGACAATTCGATGAATGTGGATTGACGTTACTGCAACTGGATCAAGTAAAATCTTCGCTAGTGAAGTCGCTGACGGCCATCTATCATGGGCGCGTCAAGTACACTGGTCAGGCCTCGGCATAA
- the ybeY gene encoding rRNA maturation RNase YbeY has translation MPHIELEVEFHVEVDATSEVQLRQRFLQAATWIVQRFSIQQFIVSISVVDDVTIRQLNQRHLQHDWATDVLSFVFEAGAIIDGEIIVSWDTASRLSVAAGWDAADELLLYVLHGMLHLVGLDDRDDVGRTAMRAEECQFLREAQVAGADTYLARFNDVSY, from the coding sequence ATGCCACACATCGAATTGGAAGTTGAATTCCATGTGGAAGTTGACGCAACGAGTGAAGTTCAATTGCGGCAACGGTTTCTTCAGGCGGCTACCTGGATTGTTCAGCGATTTAGCATACAACAGTTCATCGTAAGCATATCAGTGGTGGATGATGTCACAATCCGGCAGCTCAATCAGCGTCATCTACAGCACGACTGGGCCACGGATGTGCTGAGCTTTGTGTTTGAGGCGGGTGCCATCATCGATGGCGAGATCATCGTCAGTTGGGATACTGCCAGTCGTCTAAGCGTGGCAGCCGGCTGGGACGCTGCAGACGAATTGTTATTGTATGTGCTACATGGAATGTTGCACTTGGTTGGTTTGGATGACCGGGATGATGTCGGCCGCACGGCAATGCGGGCCGAGGAATGTCAATTCTTGCGGGAGGCACAGGTAGCCGGTGCCGATACCTACCTGGCTCGGTTTAATGATGTATCCTACTGA